A stretch of Cellulosilyticum sp. I15G10I2 DNA encodes these proteins:
- the efp gene encoding elongation factor P: MISAGEFRNGVTIEYENNLYQIIEFQHVKPGKGAAFVRCKIKNIKTGSVLEKTFRPNEKMPKAHIERKDMQYLYADGELYHFMDVNTYDQIALNASSIGDNLKFVKENEMVKVLSHQGNVFDIEPPLSVELKITDTEPGLKGDTATGATKAAIVETGARVMVPLFIEQGEVIRIDTRTGEYTGRA; this comes from the coding sequence ATGATTTCAGCAGGTGAATTTAGGAATGGCGTTACAATTGAATACGAGAACAATTTATACCAAATCATTGAATTTCAACATGTAAAGCCAGGTAAAGGGGCAGCGTTCGTACGTTGTAAAATTAAAAATATAAAAACAGGCAGTGTATTAGAAAAGACTTTCCGCCCCAATGAAAAAATGCCAAAAGCTCACATAGAACGTAAAGACATGCAATATCTCTATGCAGATGGTGAACTTTATCATTTCATGGATGTGAATACTTATGACCAAATAGCACTTAATGCTTCATCTATTGGAGATAATCTTAAGTTTGTTAAAGAAAACGAAATGGTTAAGGTACTCTCACATCAAGGGAATGTTTTTGATATAGAACCACCACTTAGTGTTGAACTTAAAATTACAGATACTGAACCAGGATTAAAGGGAGATACAGCTACAGGAGCAACTAAGGCTGCTATTGTAGAAACAGGAGCGAGAGTAATGGTACCACTCTTTATTGAGCAAGGAGAAGTTATTCGTATTGATACACGTACGGGAGAATATACAGGAAGAGCTTAA
- a CDS encoding M24 family metallopeptidase, producing MSERVQKLLLKMNDLKIDAMLIGSKSNRLYMSGFTGSNAMLYISKSKQVIITDFRYLEQVKEQCKDFQVANQGTEGLIKTALKMAQEDGARYIGFESDHTNYTTYLELSNHKNFNFVPTSHIVEAFRQIKDEEEINRLRQAERIGDLAFSHIVSFITANYQKGLTENEVALELERVMRTNGASGTSFASIVAAGVKSALPHAEPGSEVLKQGDFVVIDFGCIYKGYCSDMTRTLVIGEATEKHKAIYDVVLQAQLAALRAIKPGMLGREVDQVARDIITKAGYGEYFGHGLGHSTGVDIHESPRFSPLDATVLKKGMIMTVEPGIYIPGFGGVRIEDLIVITDDGIENLTHSSKELIVIK from the coding sequence ATGAGTGAGCGCGTCCAAAAATTATTACTTAAAATGAATGATCTTAAAATAGATGCAATGCTGATTGGAAGTAAGTCTAACAGACTTTATATGAGTGGTTTTACAGGTTCAAATGCAATGCTGTATATATCAAAGAGCAAACAGGTTATCATTACCGATTTTAGATATCTAGAACAAGTAAAGGAACAGTGTAAAGATTTTCAAGTTGCAAATCAAGGCACTGAAGGGCTGATTAAAACAGCCTTAAAAATGGCACAAGAAGATGGTGCCAGGTATATTGGTTTTGAAAGTGATCATACTAACTATACAACCTATTTAGAACTAAGTAATCATAAGAATTTTAATTTTGTTCCAACTTCGCATATTGTAGAAGCGTTTAGACAGATTAAAGATGAAGAAGAAATAAATAGGTTGCGACAAGCTGAGCGTATTGGAGATCTAGCTTTTTCTCATATTGTATCCTTTATTACAGCAAACTATCAAAAAGGACTTACAGAAAACGAGGTAGCACTTGAGCTTGAACGTGTAATGAGAACAAACGGTGCATCAGGCACTTCTTTTGCATCTATTGTTGCAGCAGGTGTTAAATCAGCTTTACCCCATGCTGAACCAGGTAGTGAAGTATTAAAACAGGGTGATTTTGTAGTTATTGATTTTGGATGTATCTACAAAGGGTATTGTTCTGATATGACACGAACACTAGTTATAGGAGAAGCTACCGAAAAACATAAAGCAATTTACGACGTTGTTTTACAGGCTCAGCTTGCGGCACTGAGAGCTATAAAGCCGGGGATGTTAGGCCGGGAGGTAGATCAAGTAGCGCGGGATATTATAACTAAGGCTGGATATGGAGAGTATTTTGGACATGGACTTGGGCACTCAACGGGTGTTGATATTCATGAAAGTCCCAGATTTTCGCCTTTAGATGCTACCGTATTAAAAAAAGGGATGATAATGACGGTTGAACCTGGTATTTACATCCCAGGCTTTGGGGGAGTACGTATAGAAGACTTAATTGTGATCACAGATGACGGCATAGAAAATCTCACACATTCCTCTAAAGAACTTATTGTCATTAAGTAA
- the aroQ gene encoding type II 3-dehydroquinate dehydratase, whose translation MKIAVINGPNLNFLGIREPHIYGSHSLADLEKEITSYGQEKNITITCFQSNFEGAIIDFLQQCYHDDVAGIIINPGAYTHYSYAVSDAIKSIGKPAVEVHISHIHSREDFRKNSVTAASCVGVVEGFGFDSYLIALDALVRYINKHKKEG comes from the coding sequence ATGAAAATAGCAGTTATTAATGGGCCCAATCTGAATTTCCTAGGGATACGGGAACCTCATATATACGGCAGTCATTCCCTAGCTGATCTAGAAAAAGAAATCACAAGTTACGGACAGGAAAAAAACATAACCATCACCTGTTTTCAATCTAACTTTGAGGGCGCAATTATAGATTTTTTACAGCAATGTTATCATGATGATGTAGCAGGAATTATTATTAATCCAGGAGCTTATACGCATTATAGCTATGCGGTATCAGATGCTATAAAAAGCATAGGTAAGCCTGCTGTAGAGGTGCATATTTCCCATATACACAGCAGAGAAGATTTCAGAAAAAATTCTGTAACAGCTGCTTCCTGTGTAGGCGTTGTAGAAGGGTTTGGATTTGACAGTTATTTGATTGCTTTAGATGCACTAGTTAGATATATTAATAAGCATAAGAAAGAAGGCTAA